The following are encoded in a window of Streptomyces sp. 11x1 genomic DNA:
- a CDS encoding F0F1 ATP synthase subunit gamma gives MGAQLRVYKRRIRSVTATKKITKAMEMIAASRVVKAQRKVAASTPYATELTRAVTAVGTGSNTKHPLTTEAETATRSAVLLLTSDRGLAGAFNSNAIKVAEQLTARLEAEGKEVDTYIVGRRGLAHYNFRERKVVESWSGFTDEPSYADAKKVAAPLIEAIEKDTADGGVDELHIVFTEFVSMMTQTALDDRLLPLSLDEVAKEAAPKGEILPLYDFEPSAEDVLDALLPRYVESRIYNAMLQSAASKHAATRRAMKSATDNAGELINTLSRLANAARQAEITQEISEIVGGSAALADANAGSDR, from the coding sequence ATGGGAGCCCAGCTCCGGGTCTACAAGCGTCGCATCCGATCCGTCACCGCGACCAAGAAGATCACCAAGGCGATGGAGATGATCGCCGCCTCGCGCGTCGTCAAGGCGCAGCGCAAGGTGGCGGCCTCCACGCCGTACGCGACCGAGCTCACCCGCGCGGTCACGGCGGTCGGTACCGGTTCGAACACCAAGCACCCGCTGACCACGGAGGCGGAGACGGCGACCCGTTCCGCGGTGCTGCTCCTCACGAGCGACCGCGGACTGGCCGGCGCCTTCAACTCCAACGCCATCAAGGTCGCCGAGCAGCTGACGGCGCGCCTTGAGGCGGAGGGCAAGGAGGTCGACACGTACATCGTCGGCCGCCGCGGTCTGGCCCACTACAACTTCCGCGAGCGCAAGGTCGTGGAGTCGTGGTCGGGCTTCACCGACGAGCCCAGCTACGCGGACGCCAAGAAGGTCGCTGCTCCGCTGATCGAGGCGATCGAGAAGGACACGGCGGACGGCGGGGTGGACGAACTCCACATCGTCTTCACCGAGTTCGTCTCGATGATGACGCAGACGGCGCTCGACGACCGGCTGCTGCCGCTCAGCCTCGACGAGGTGGCGAAGGAGGCGGCGCCGAAGGGCGAGATCCTTCCGCTGTACGACTTCGAGCCGTCGGCGGAGGACGTCCTCGACGCCCTGCTGCCGCGCTACGTCGAGAGCCGTATCTACAACGCGATGCTCCAGTCGGCCGCTTCCAAGCACGCCGCCACCCGCCGCGCGATGAAGTCGGCCACCGACAACGCGGGCGAGCTGATCAACACGCTCTCCCGCCTTGCCAACGCGGCCCGACAGGCCGAAATCACCCAGGAAATCAGCGAGATCGTCGGTGGCTCCGCAGCCCTGGCCGACGCGAACGCGGGGAGTGACAGGTAA
- the atpA gene encoding F0F1 ATP synthase subunit alpha has protein sequence MAELTIRPEEIRDALENFVQSYQPDAASREEVGTVTLAGDGIAKVEGLPSAMANELLKFEDGTLGLALNLEEREIGAIVLGEFSGIEEGQPVSRTGEVLSVAVGEGYLGRVVDPLGNPIDGLGEIETTGRRALELQAPGVMARKSVHEPMETGYKAVDAMTPVGRGQRQLIIGDRQTGKTALAVDTIINQRDNWRSGDVNKQVRCVYVAIGQKGSTIASVRGALEEAGALEYTTIVAAPASDPAGFKYLAPYTGSAIGQQWMYEGKHVLIIFDDLSKQADAYRAVSLLLRRPPGREAYPGDVFYLHSRLLERCAKLSDDLGAGSMTGLPIVETKANDVSAFIPTNVISITDGQCFLESDLFNAGQRPALNVGISVSRVGGSAQHKAMKQVSGRLRLDLAQYRELEAFAAFGSDLDAASKAQLERGMRLVELLKQPQYQPMPTEDQVVSVWAGTTGKMDDVPVADVRRFEKELLEYLHRKEQGLMTSIKEGGKMSDDTLSAVADAIAEFKKQFETSDGKLLGEDAPAVNVSK, from the coding sequence ATGGCGGAGCTCACGATCCGGCCGGAGGAGATCCGGGACGCGCTGGAGAACTTCGTCCAGTCGTACCAGCCGGACGCGGCCTCGCGCGAAGAGGTCGGTACGGTCACGCTTGCCGGCGACGGCATCGCGAAGGTCGAGGGTCTTCCCTCGGCCATGGCCAACGAACTGCTGAAGTTCGAGGACGGCACCCTCGGCCTCGCACTCAACCTGGAAGAGCGCGAGATCGGCGCCATCGTCCTCGGTGAGTTCAGCGGTATCGAGGAGGGCCAGCCGGTCAGCCGTACCGGCGAGGTGCTGTCGGTCGCCGTGGGCGAGGGCTACCTCGGCCGCGTCGTCGACCCGCTCGGCAACCCGATCGACGGCCTCGGCGAGATCGAGACCACCGGCCGCCGCGCCCTGGAGCTGCAGGCTCCCGGCGTCATGGCCCGTAAGTCGGTGCACGAGCCGATGGAGACCGGTTACAAGGCCGTCGACGCCATGACCCCGGTCGGCCGCGGCCAGCGCCAGCTGATCATCGGTGACCGCCAGACCGGCAAGACCGCCCTGGCCGTCGACACGATCATCAACCAGCGCGACAACTGGCGCTCCGGTGACGTGAACAAGCAGGTCCGCTGCGTCTACGTCGCCATCGGCCAGAAGGGCTCGACCATCGCCTCCGTGCGTGGCGCCCTCGAAGAGGCCGGCGCGCTGGAGTACACGACCATCGTCGCCGCCCCGGCGTCCGACCCGGCCGGCTTCAAGTACCTGGCGCCGTACACCGGTTCGGCCATCGGTCAGCAGTGGATGTACGAGGGCAAGCACGTCCTCATCATCTTCGACGACCTCTCCAAGCAGGCCGACGCCTACCGCGCCGTGTCGCTGCTGCTGCGCCGCCCGCCGGGCCGTGAGGCCTACCCGGGTGACGTCTTCTACCTGCACTCCCGTCTGCTGGAGCGTTGCGCGAAGCTCTCCGACGACCTGGGCGCGGGCTCGATGACCGGTCTGCCGATCGTCGAGACGAAGGCCAACGACGTCTCGGCGTTCATCCCGACCAACGTCATCTCCATCACCGACGGCCAGTGCTTCCTGGAGTCGGACCTCTTCAACGCCGGTCAGCGCCCCGCGCTGAACGTCGGTATCTCCGTCTCCCGAGTCGGTGGTTCCGCGCAGCACAAGGCGATGAAGCAGGTCTCCGGTCGTCTGCGTCTCGACCTCGCCCAGTACCGCGAGCTGGAGGCGTTCGCCGCCTTCGGTTCCGACCTGGACGCCGCGTCGAAGGCGCAGCTGGAGCGCGGTATGCGTCTGGTCGAGCTGCTGAAGCAGCCGCAGTACCAGCCGATGCCGACCGAGGACCAGGTCGTCTCCGTGTGGGCCGGTACCACCGGCAAGATGGACGACGTCCCCGTCGCCGACGTCCGCCGCTTCGAGAAGGAGCTGCTGGAGTACCTGCACCGCAAGGAGCAGGGCCTCATGACCTCCATCAAGGAGGGCGGCAAGATGTCGGACGACACCCTGAGCGCTGTCGCCGACGCGATCGCCGAGTTCAAGAAGCAGTTCGAGACCTCGGACGGCAAGCTGCTCGGCGAGGACGCCCCGGCCGTCAACGTCTCCAAGTGA
- a CDS encoding F0F1 ATP synthase subunit delta, with amino-acid sequence MNGASREALAAARTRLDALTDSTSVDAARLADELAAVTALLHREVSLRRVLTDPAQSGEAKAELVVRILGGQVGSTTADLVSGLVRSRWSQPRDLVDALEQLADVADLTAAQQSATLDDVEDELFRFGRIVASNTELRSALTDRAAGTSAKRELLRSLLGGRAKATTERLVTRLVTAPRGRSLEGGLESLSKLAAERRDRMVAVVTSAVPLSDPQKRRLGAALAKLYGRPMHLNLDVDPGVLGGMRVQVGDEVINGSIADRLEDAGRRLAS; translated from the coding sequence ATGAACGGAGCGAGCCGCGAGGCCCTGGCAGCCGCACGGACGCGTCTCGACGCGCTGACGGACTCCACGTCCGTGGACGCGGCGCGGCTCGCCGACGAGCTGGCCGCCGTCACCGCTCTGCTCCACCGTGAGGTGTCGCTGCGTCGGGTCCTGACCGACCCGGCGCAGTCCGGCGAGGCCAAGGCCGAGCTGGTCGTCCGCATCCTCGGCGGGCAGGTCGGCTCGACCACCGCCGACCTGGTGTCGGGCCTGGTGCGTTCCCGCTGGTCGCAGCCCCGTGACCTGGTTGACGCGCTGGAGCAGCTGGCCGATGTCGCCGACCTCACGGCCGCGCAGCAGTCGGCCACGCTCGACGACGTCGAGGACGAGCTGTTCCGCTTCGGCCGGATCGTCGCCTCGAACACGGAGCTGCGGTCCGCGCTGACCGACCGTGCCGCCGGTACCTCCGCCAAGCGCGAGCTGCTGCGCAGCCTGCTCGGCGGCCGCGCCAAGGCCACCACCGAGCGTCTGGTGACGCGCCTCGTGACCGCGCCGCGTGGACGTAGCCTGGAGGGGGGACTCGAGTCCCTGTCCAAGCTCGCCGCCGAGCGCCGGGACCGCATGGTCGCCGTCGTCACCTCCGCGGTCCCGCTGAGCGACCCCCAGAAGCGACGCCTCGGCGCCGCCCTGGCGAAGCTCTACGGCCGTCCCATGCACCTGAACCTCGACGTGGACCCCGGCGTCCTCGGCGGGATGCGGGTCCAGGTCGGCGACGAGGTCATCAACGGCTCGATCGCGGACCGACTCGAGGACGCCGGCCGCCGCCTGGCGAGCTAG
- a CDS encoding F0F1 ATP synthase subunit B, whose product MIANLVQLAAGEEQNPLVPPGPELLVGAIAFAIVFFFFWKKALPNINKVLEERRDAIEGGIEEADRMKVEAQSVLEQYKAQLAEARHEAARLRQEAQEQGATLIAEMRAEGQRQREEIIAAGHSQLEADRKAAASALRQDVGKLATDLAGKLVGESLEDHARQSRVIDRFLDDLEEKAEATR is encoded by the coding sequence GTGATCGCCAACCTGGTACAGCTGGCGGCCGGGGAAGAGCAGAACCCGCTCGTCCCGCCCGGCCCCGAGCTGCTCGTGGGCGCCATCGCCTTCGCCATCGTGTTCTTCTTCTTCTGGAAGAAGGCGCTCCCGAACATCAACAAGGTTCTGGAAGAGCGCCGCGACGCGATCGAGGGCGGTATCGAAGAGGCCGACCGCATGAAGGTCGAGGCCCAGAGCGTGCTCGAGCAGTACAAGGCTCAGCTCGCCGAAGCTCGGCACGAGGCCGCGCGGCTGCGCCAGGAGGCGCAGGAGCAGGGCGCCACGCTCATCGCCGAGATGCGGGCCGAGGGCCAGCGTCAGCGCGAGGAGATCATCGCCGCCGGTCACTCGCAGCTCGAGGCCGACCGCAAGGCCGCCGCTTCGGCGCTGCGTCAGGACGTGGGCAAGCTCGCCACCGACCTGGCCGGCAAGCTCGTCGGCGAGTCCCTGGAGGACCACGCCCGGCAGAGCCGCGTGATCGACCGCTTCCTCGACGACCTCGAGGAGAAGGCCGAGGCCACGCGATGA
- the atpE gene encoding ATP synthase F0 subunit C, which produces MAAMETLAALEGNIGAVGYGLAAIGPGVGVGIIFGNGTQALARQPEAAGLIRANQILGFAFCEALALIGIVMPFVYG; this is translated from the coding sequence ATGGCTGCCATGGAGACCCTTGCCGCCCTCGAAGGCAACATCGGTGCTGTCGGCTACGGCCTCGCCGCCATCGGCCCCGGCGTCGGCGTCGGCATCATCTTCGGCAACGGCACCCAGGCCCTGGCCCGTCAGCCCGAGGCCGCCGGCCTGATCCGTGCCAACCAGATCCTCGGCTTCGCCTTCTGTGAGGCGCTCGCCCTCATCGGCATCGTCATGCCGTTCGTCTACGGATGA